The nucleotide sequence ATACCCTTAGTGTCATGCATGTTGGAGCtatacacatttttacattgaAATGCCATGTTTAAAACAGAAGTAATTCTGTAGCTTGTTAATAAAGAGCTGAACTTTACTATTTGTGACTATCATGAATTAATATGATAACACTAaaagacctgtaaacagacTTTTATCAGTTAAATCAGTGAAGTTTATTAACCTTTAATCCAATAAGACTCATTACCACTGTCATTCAAAGCACATCAACTGTGCTTTCCATGCAATTAAGGGAAGATTGAATGTTATATGAACACAATTAAAAGTCAGAtgaatagttaaaaaaaaaaagaaaagagagaatttAGGGATCCATTTTTTAACCTATGATTTTTCCCCCTGAATAATAAAAGCTTTAGCTGTTTTAAATACAGATATGGAGTGAAAAAAAAGCTGGAACATAATAATGCCTAAAAGTTTCCTCTTTTGTGCAACCAAGTAAACTAGTGTGTATCTGATATCGACTTGAGTCAAATTGAAGTTGATATGCCAAGTCAAATGACGGTAATGCTAGTCTAAATCTAGATCAAAAAGTGATCAAGAAAACCAAAATCTATCAATTCTTCTCATAAATAGAATTTGAAATAACTGAAATGATAGAAGTTATATTTGAGTTCAAGTCCTGTCCTTGGTTGTAATCTCTGCTTCAAAACACGTACATGAGATGTAGCTTGAGAAGCACCAGCTCAGTGTAttcaaacaaatattttccaCCAGTAGTCTCGTGTAAAAAGGAGTGTTAattcacaacacaacactgtgttttttcTAACTGTTGTTCAGGTTTCACTGTGGTTCATCTGTGATTAGCTAACATCCTGACAAGTGTCTTCAGACGAAGTTGATATGACCTGCTTGTAAAAAGTAATCACTTCTGCATAGATTCGCAGAAAACCACATTTATcttcatgaattttttttgtcgCAGCGATGTCTGACCCGgttgctttgttttgatttctcTCCTTTTACCCTCTCCAGTTTGCCCGTCTGGGTGCCATGCTCACCCACTCCTGCTCTCTGGGCTATAATGGAGCTGTGCTGCAGGCGTTAGCCGTGCACCTCTCCCTGCAGGGGGCACTAGACCTGCCTCAGCAGTTCATAAGCAGGCTAATCACAGAGATGGAGGAAGTGGAGAGCAATGAGGCGGCACGCAATGATGCCAGAATGTGAGTACCGCATGAATAAACGTGGCTGTAGCACAGATCTGAACTAGTCATGTCTGCCTTGTGATCTGATGTGTGGGGGTCATTGTCAGGAAACAAAGGAAGATTTCCAGAAATGTCCGATTCAGGCAGTGTTATTTTTATCGTAAATCTTTCATGACCATGGTGTCTCTGTCCAGCCTAAAAGAAGCAGAGAAGCCATTCTGTGAGCGCCTCCACAGAGTTAGAGACCTGATGGATAGGAGCAAGGTCAGCATCGAGGAGGTCATTTCTGAACTGGGTCAGTATCGCTTTATCTTTGATTTTAtcatgactttttctttcttagaTTTAAGAGAGTTTCTGTCACCCATCCATCCTTTTCTGCTCGTTCATTGCCTGTTTATTGTACTATCTAGGGCCGCAACCAATGACAGTTTTCATAATTAAACTTCCAATTATTTTCTCGATTAATAATTTGGTCTGTATAATATCTGGAAATAATGAAAATGCCCATCACTGTTACCCAAAACCAGAGTTGACTTATTCACATTGCTTGTTTTATCCAACCAAATGGCTAAAGTGACACGATATTCACTCTGCTATCGTAGAAGATCAAAGGAAAACATCAATTATTAACAAGTGAAAAGCCAGAATTAACAAATTAATGCCAAATATCATTTAAACAATAAATGGATAATTTGAATAGTTTCAGATCAATTTTCTGTTCATCGACTAATTTATGAACCAACTCAAAATTACAGGGACATCCTACTGTTTTAAGAGATAACAGCAGTATGGATTTCCATTTTTTCTTAAAAACCCTTAACtctacttttcttttctgatcTTTTCTCATCACTCAACGTTTCCTGTCCTTCCTTCCAGGCAACGGCATTGCAGCACTCCATTCAGTCCCCACTGCCATCTTCTGCGTCCTCCACTGCCTGCAGCCCTGGGAATGCCTTCCAGAGAACTATGGCGGCCTGGAGAGGACAATAGCCTACAGTCTGGCCCTGGGAGGGGACACTGACACAATAGCTTGCATGGCAGCGGCCATTGCTGGGGCCCACTATGGCATCGAGGCTATTCCTCAGTCGTGGATAAGGTGCTGTGAGGGGGCGGAGGATGCAGACATAAATGCAGAGCGACTTCACATGCTGTACCACCAGTCATCACAGGGAGGCGGGAGTGGgacagaggagcagagcagTGTAGACGCATCTGAAAGCCAGTCAAACGCTTCTAACGGCACAGAGAAGAAAACTGGAGCTGAGTGATTCTTCAACTGGAGTTTGACAAAAGGACTcttgttctcacacacacacacacacacacacacacacacacacacacacacacacacacacacacattgcaaaTTACACACGTAAACTTACCTTTTTAGTTTTGAACTGTGTTGTAACCTGTGGTCAAGGGTGAGCTGTTTCAATGTTATCACTATCCCAGCattattctttttaattttaaagacaACTCATTTTCCCTCTTTCCTAAATGGATCAGCAGGCGTTGACAACCCCAAGCTTGTACAAAATGCATGATTACTTcaaaaaatgaagcaatgatGGCAGTATTTAGGTTACAGAGTAGGCAAGCTGAACAAGCAAGAACATAGTCTGTCACCAGACAGATGAGATTGATAATAATGTATGATAACTGTCATACAGATGTTCAGTCTGTGTGCTTACCCAGTACATTTACACACTTAAACACCTCTCTCCCTTCCCTGCTCTTTCCTGTTCTGTGTTGAACAATCGTTGTTCATGTGAAAGTTGCACTATGGTTTGGCCATGTCTACTTTTATAATTTTGTCAGATAACAATTATTtaataaacttttttaaaatcacataaTCTGAGTGAGTGTTATTTTTTAACATAAGGCTCAAGAAGCAGATGTTCTATTTGCATATTGTACACTTTAGAAAAACTGTTGTTCATGCATTTTATTGAAGTCAGTTCTTTTAAGATTATAATACATAGTATTTAAAAAGTATACATTGACAAAGGATGCTGCAGTTTGATTCTTAGGGtctttttgtttcacacatCTTGAAGCTGCAATGTTTGACAAAAGCACAAACGacaaaactggaaaacctactaaATCAGAGGTTTTTGTCTTCCGGGGCAACCTCTAGGAACAGCTGCAGGAAGACTGTTAACTTGGTCAACAGTTTTGGGCAGAGCTTGTAATGGATGAAGGGTATGTATATTATAGCTCCACTGAGGATAAATAAAGTCACATAGAGGTATTCAATCTGAGGATCGTCTATGATGGGGGCCAGCACCAGGCATATTGCTGCAAGGAGGACCAGTATGGGGAGTATAATGGGGACCtgtgaagagagggagagaccaGACATCTGATTgtcatgtaacttaaaaaagagacaaatacatgtgttttataatgataatgaatgtgtgtgacacTGACCCTGTATGATCTCGGAAGCTCTGGCTTTTTTATCTTGAGGTAGATAAGTCCAGACAGGGTGATGCCATAGAAAATCCAAGCACTGAAACTAAAACAGTGATGAAGAGGCATGTCAGACACGTGCAAACAAGTTATTCATTCTTAATACAAGTAAAAGAGAAGTGTCAAACTAAATATATGACAAGCAGACTGGGCTTTCACCTGAAGTAGTTGACAATACTCTGGAAGTCTCCGGGAATAAGCACCAGCAGAGAGATAATAGTGGTGAAGATAAGGGCTGGAGATGGAGTCAGTCTGTGGACATGAGCCATGGCCAGAATATCTGgctacaaaacaaacacaagttttaGTGAAATTCTGTGACAACCATCGTATACTTAATAATATAACATGTCCATAAGGAAGACAGATTCTCACCATGTGTCCTTCCCTGGCAGCAACAAAGCACACACGGCCGCCGCTGTAGTACGACCCATTCAGTGAACCAAAAGCAGATaatgctgcagccacagacatgATCCAGCCCCAGCTCCCGAACACCTTATTCCTGTGGGAAAAGGCTGAAGTTAATACAAGATTGATCTCAAAGTTCTCTCAGATTTTTTATACTTCTTTATCTGACTTTCAGTTGTGTTCATGCCACATATACCACTCAGTCTTCTCAGAATAACATGGTAAGTTCAATCGATgtctgtttacaggtcttgtaGTGTACTACTGCACATGTGAAAGAGGTTGCAATACCCTTTTTGTGGTTTCAGGTGGAGCTGTGTTAAGTCAACACTAG is from Sparus aurata chromosome 16, fSpaAur1.1, whole genome shotgun sequence and encodes:
- the adprs gene encoding ADP-ribosylhydrolase ARH3 — translated: MATTAVRAVAAGGPASLSRFRGALVAAVLGDCVGGEFEGAEEVPMESVLQHLNSLDDETKGNGILEYSDDTAMARCVVQSLLTRAGFDERDMAHRFAKEYSASPGRGYGSGVIQVLKKLSSPQLSDVYQPARDQFNGRGSFGNGGAMRAAPFALAFPDPADVKRFARLGAMLTHSCSLGYNGAVLQALAVHLSLQGALDLPQQFISRLITEMEEVESNEAARNDARILKEAEKPFCERLHRVRDLMDRSKVSIEEVISELGNGIAALHSVPTAIFCVLHCLQPWECLPENYGGLERTIAYSLALGGDTDTIACMAAAIAGAHYGIEAIPQSWIRCCEGAEDADINAERLHMLYHQSSQGGGSGTEEQSSVDASESQSNASNGTEKKTGAE